One Streptomyces sp. R28 DNA window includes the following coding sequences:
- a CDS encoding calcium homeostasis/redox stress adaptation protein: MGVSLSKGGNVSLSKEAPGLTAVIVGLGWDVRTTTGTDFDLDASALLLNNAGKVASDANFVFFNNLKSADGSVEHTGDNITGEGEGDDEQIKINLAGVPADVEKIVFPVSIYDAENRQQSFGQVRNAFIRVVNQAGGAEIARYDLSEDASTETAMVFGELYRHGAEWKFRAIGQGYASGLRGIAQDFGVNV, from the coding sequence GTGGGAGTCAGCCTCAGCAAGGGCGGCAACGTATCACTGAGCAAGGAGGCCCCGGGCCTCACTGCGGTCATCGTCGGTCTGGGGTGGGACGTCCGCACCACGACCGGCACCGACTTCGACCTCGACGCCAGCGCGCTGCTGCTGAACAACGCGGGCAAGGTCGCCAGTGACGCCAACTTCGTCTTCTTCAACAACCTGAAGAGCGCCGACGGCTCGGTCGAGCACACCGGCGACAACATCACCGGTGAGGGCGAGGGCGACGACGAGCAGATCAAGATCAACCTCGCGGGCGTCCCGGCCGACGTCGAGAAGATCGTCTTCCCGGTCTCGATCTACGACGCCGAGAACCGCCAGCAGTCCTTCGGCCAGGTGCGCAACGCGTTCATCCGCGTCGTCAACCAGGCCGGCGGCGCCGAGATCGCGCGCTACGACCTCAGCGAGGACGCGTCCACCGAGACCGCGATGGTCTTCGGCGAGCTGTACCGGCACGGCGCGGAGTGGAAGTTCCGCGCCATCGGCCAGGGCTACGCCTCGGGCCTGCGCGGCATCGCGCAGGACTTCGGTGTGAACGTCTGA